The Anguilla anguilla isolate fAngAng1 chromosome 4, fAngAng1.pri, whole genome shotgun sequence genome has a window encoding:
- the myoc gene encoding myocilin isoform X2, protein MWLQVAVCLSCLLLGAQGQATFLRANDRSGRCQYSFTVASPAENSCPTAGGGPEMEALKSRLTVLESLVSRLVSGDAGTARAAPDAGLREAFARVTGEKSQLQRDKERLGRQVQELQRRAEEQRLEVEKLLAKPCQPPSAAQKDQRSASDPAWQLGNPRYQEVKAEVTEVPAPKQIQEGSQDSTGCGELVWVGEPVSHRKAESITGKYGVWMQDPEAVGPYGPQMLWRINTVGADVRELYGYEDMDQLSRGFPTKVLLLPEPVESTGAAMYRGSLYYQRRRSRTLLRYDLATESIAARRDLPHAGFHGQFPYSWGGYTDIDLAVDEQGLWAIYSTNKAKGAIVVSQLDPGGLEVRRSWETNIRKNTVANAFMICGRLYTVASYASPNTTVNYAFDTATGESRSIAVPMRNSYRYNSMVDYNPVQRKLFSWDNFHMVSYAVRLGKPEAN, encoded by the exons ATGTGGCTCCAGGTAGCCGTGTGTCTGTCCTGCCTGCTCCTGGGGGCTCAGGGGCAAGCCACTTTCCTCAGGGCCAACGACCGGAGCGGCCGCTGCCAGTACAGCTTCACCGTGGCCAGCCCCGCGGAGAACAGCTGCCCCACGGCGGGCGGGGGGCCGGAGATGGAGGCTCTGAAGTCCCGGCTGACGGTGCTGGAGTCGCTGGTGAGCCGCCTGGTGAGCGGGGACGCCGGGACGGCCCGGGCGGCGCCGGACGCGGGGCTGCGGGAAGCCTTCGCTCGGGTGACGGGGGAGAAGAGCCAGCTGCAGCGGGACAAAGAGAGGCTGGGCAGGCAGgtgcaggagctgcagaggaGGGCGGAGGAGCAGCGGCTGGAGGTGGAGAAGCTGCTGGCCAAACCATGCCAGCCACCCAGCGCCGCCCAGAAGGATCAGAGGTCAGCCAGCG ACCCCGCCTGGCAGCTCGGCAATCCCAGGTATCAGGAGGTGAAGGCGGAAGTGACAGAGGTCCCGGCACCCAAACAGATTCAGGAAGGCAGCCAGGATAGCACAG GCTGCGGGGAGCTGGTGTGGGTCGGGGAGCCGGTGTCCCACCGCAAGGCGGAGAGCATCACGGGGAAGTACGGCGTGTGGATGCAGGACCCGGAGGCCGTGGGCCCCTACGGGCCGCAGATGCTGTGGCGCATCAACACGGTGGGCGCGGACGTGCGGGAGCTCTACGGCTACGAGGACATGGACCAGCTCAGCCGGGGCTTCCCCACCAAAGTGCTGCTCCTGCCCGAGCCCGTGGAGAGCACGGGGGCCGCCATGTACCGCGGCTCCCTGTACTACCAGCGCCGGCGCAGCCGCACGCTGCTGCGCTACGACCTGGCCACCGAGAGCATCGCCGCCCGCCGCGACCTCCCGCACGCCGGCTTCCACGGCCAGTTCCCCTACTCCTGGGGCGGCTACACCGACATCGACCTGGCCGTGGACGAGCAGGGCCTGTGGGCCATCTACAGCACCAACAAGGCCAAGGGCGCCATCGTGGTCTCCCAGCTGGACCCCGGCGGCCTGGAGGTGCGGAGGAGCTGGGAGACCAACATCCGCAAGAACACGGTGGCCAACGCCTTCATGATCTGCGGGCGGCTGTACACGGTGGCCAGCTACGCCTCGCCCAACACCACCGTCAACTACGCGTTCGACACCGCCACCGGCGAGAGCAGGTCCATCGCCGTGCCGATGCGGAACAGCTACCGCTACAACAGCATGGTGGACTACAACCCCGTCCAGAGGAAGCTCTTCTCCTGGGACAACTTCCACATGGTCTCCTACGCTGTGCGGCTGGGCAAGCCGGAAGCCAACTGA
- the myoc gene encoding myocilin isoform X1 produces the protein MWLQVAVCLSCLLLGAQGQATFLRANDRSGRCQYSFTVASPAENSCPTAGGGPEMEALKSRLTVLESLVSRLVSGDAGTARAAPDAGLREAFARVTGEKSQLQRDKERLGRQVQELQRRAEEQRLEVEKLLAKPCQPPSAAQKDQRSASGSNILSHLVSQNRGQSEAGGATDPAWQLGNPRYQEVKAEVTEVPAPKQIQEGSQDSTGCGELVWVGEPVSHRKAESITGKYGVWMQDPEAVGPYGPQMLWRINTVGADVRELYGYEDMDQLSRGFPTKVLLLPEPVESTGAAMYRGSLYYQRRRSRTLLRYDLATESIAARRDLPHAGFHGQFPYSWGGYTDIDLAVDEQGLWAIYSTNKAKGAIVVSQLDPGGLEVRRSWETNIRKNTVANAFMICGRLYTVASYASPNTTVNYAFDTATGESRSIAVPMRNSYRYNSMVDYNPVQRKLFSWDNFHMVSYAVRLGKPEAN, from the exons ATGTGGCTCCAGGTAGCCGTGTGTCTGTCCTGCCTGCTCCTGGGGGCTCAGGGGCAAGCCACTTTCCTCAGGGCCAACGACCGGAGCGGCCGCTGCCAGTACAGCTTCACCGTGGCCAGCCCCGCGGAGAACAGCTGCCCCACGGCGGGCGGGGGGCCGGAGATGGAGGCTCTGAAGTCCCGGCTGACGGTGCTGGAGTCGCTGGTGAGCCGCCTGGTGAGCGGGGACGCCGGGACGGCCCGGGCGGCGCCGGACGCGGGGCTGCGGGAAGCCTTCGCTCGGGTGACGGGGGAGAAGAGCCAGCTGCAGCGGGACAAAGAGAGGCTGGGCAGGCAGgtgcaggagctgcagaggaGGGCGGAGGAGCAGCGGCTGGAGGTGGAGAAGCTGCTGGCCAAACCATGCCAGCCACCCAGCGCCGCCCAGAAGGATCAGAGGTCAGCCAGCG GATCAAACATCCTCTCCCACCTGGTGTCGCAAAACAGGGGCCAGAGTGAGGCGGGCGGGGCGACAG ACCCCGCCTGGCAGCTCGGCAATCCCAGGTATCAGGAGGTGAAGGCGGAAGTGACAGAGGTCCCGGCACCCAAACAGATTCAGGAAGGCAGCCAGGATAGCACAG GCTGCGGGGAGCTGGTGTGGGTCGGGGAGCCGGTGTCCCACCGCAAGGCGGAGAGCATCACGGGGAAGTACGGCGTGTGGATGCAGGACCCGGAGGCCGTGGGCCCCTACGGGCCGCAGATGCTGTGGCGCATCAACACGGTGGGCGCGGACGTGCGGGAGCTCTACGGCTACGAGGACATGGACCAGCTCAGCCGGGGCTTCCCCACCAAAGTGCTGCTCCTGCCCGAGCCCGTGGAGAGCACGGGGGCCGCCATGTACCGCGGCTCCCTGTACTACCAGCGCCGGCGCAGCCGCACGCTGCTGCGCTACGACCTGGCCACCGAGAGCATCGCCGCCCGCCGCGACCTCCCGCACGCCGGCTTCCACGGCCAGTTCCCCTACTCCTGGGGCGGCTACACCGACATCGACCTGGCCGTGGACGAGCAGGGCCTGTGGGCCATCTACAGCACCAACAAGGCCAAGGGCGCCATCGTGGTCTCCCAGCTGGACCCCGGCGGCCTGGAGGTGCGGAGGAGCTGGGAGACCAACATCCGCAAGAACACGGTGGCCAACGCCTTCATGATCTGCGGGCGGCTGTACACGGTGGCCAGCTACGCCTCGCCCAACACCACCGTCAACTACGCGTTCGACACCGCCACCGGCGAGAGCAGGTCCATCGCCGTGCCGATGCGGAACAGCTACCGCTACAACAGCATGGTGGACTACAACCCCGTCCAGAGGAAGCTCTTCTCCTGGGACAACTTCCACATGGTCTCCTACGCTGTGCGGCTGGGCAAGCCGGAAGCCAACTGA